The region GTCCCCAAGGTCACCCTGATCACCCGCAAGAGCTACGGCGGGGCGTACCTCGCCATGAACAGCCGCGACATGGGCGCCGACGTCGTGTACGCCTGGCCGACCGCCGCCGTCGCCGTCATGGGCGCCGAGGGCGCCGCGAACATCGTCTACCGCCGCGACATCCAGACCAGCGACAACCCCGACGCCACCCGCGCGCAGAAGATCGCCGAGTACAAGGACGCCTTCGACAACCCCTACGTCGCCGCCAGCAAGGGCTATATCGACGACGTCATCCCCATGGAAGACACCCGCCGCGTCCTCATCCAGACCTTCGAAATGCTCCGCGACAAGGAAGAGGCGCGGCCCTACAAGAAACACGGCAACATTCCGCTGTAAACGGGCAGTGGGGAGTGGGAAGTAGGGAGTGGGTCGGGGCCAGCGTCCCATCCATTTCCCACTTCCCACTGCCCACTTCCTACTTTCCATTACCGTCCCGGCGTCCCCGCGCGCCTAGACTGCCCGCATGACTGAGAAGCCGTTCGTGAAGCCGTCGGATGCGGAGCTGCGGGAGCGGCTGACGCCCATGCAGTACAGCGTGACCCAGCACGAGGGCACCGAGCGGGCCTTCACTGGGGAGTACTGGGACCACACGGAGGACGGCATCTACGTGGACGTGGTGAGCGGTGAGCCGCTGTTTTCCAGCCTGGATAAGTACGACGCGGGGTGCGGGTGGCCCAGCTTCACGCGGCCGATTCCCAGCGTGGCGTTGACGGAGAACACGGATTACAAGATCGGGTACGCGCGCACCGAGGTCCGGTCGGCCGGGGCGGATTCGCACCTGGGGCACGTGTTCCCGGACGGCCCGCGTGAGCATGGGGGGTTGCGGTACTGCATCAATTCGGCGGCGTTGCGGTTCGTGCCGGTGTCGGAGCTGGACGCGCAGGGGTATGGCGAGTTCCGGGCGCTGTTCGGGTAAATCCGAACGCGAGGAGGGGGAGGCCGGTTGCAGCCTCCCCCTCCCCTGTTCTGATCGTCAGCGGGCGCCGAAGTCCTGCACCCAGTAGTGCCTGTAGGTGCTGGTGGTCGTGTACGCGTAGCCGACGCCGAGTTCCTTGAAGTTGGGGTTCATGATGTTCCGGCAGTGCCCTTCACTCTTCAGCCAGCCGTCCACGACCTGCTGGGGGGTGCCCTGTCCGGCGGCGATGTTCTCGCCGATGGTGCGGTAGGGGGTGTACCCGGCGTTCGTGATCCGCTGCGAGAAGGTCCGGCCGTCCTTGCTGGTGTGGCTGAAGTAGTTCTGGGCGGCCATGTCGGCCGCGTGGCCCTGCGCGGCCTGCCCGAGCGCCGCGTTCCAGGTGAGCGGGGCGGCGGCGGCGTGGCTGGTGGCGCCGCAGCTGCGGGGCACGGCGCGGGCGGCGTTCGTGAGGTCCAGGACCTGCTGCGCGAACGCGCTGGGCGTGCTGGGGGCCGGGGCGGGCGCGGGCGCGCTGGCGGCGGTGACGGTCACGGGGAAGTCGATGAACGACGCCGTGTTCGTGGCGAGTGCGGCGCGGATGGTGGCGCTGCCCGCCGAGACGGCGGTGACGAGGCCGGTCTGGGTGACGGTGGCGACGGCGGCGTTGCTGGTGGTCCATTTCAGCTGGCCGGGCTGGGCGGGCTGGCCGTTCACGGTGACGTTCAGTTGCAGGGTCTGCCCGGCGGTCAGGGCGACGGGCGTGGCGACGGCCAGGGCAGCCAGTGTGGTGCCGGGCTGGCTGGTGGCGGGCGCGTCCGCCCCGGGGGTGCCGGTGCCGGTGCTGCCGCAGGCGGCGAGGGTCAGGGCGAGCAGCGCGGCGGCGCTGCCCCGCAGAAGTGCGGTGGGCATGCGGTCATTAAAGCGGGTTCAAGGCTGCATGAACATGAGAGTTTTTCGAGGCCTTCTCACGCCACTCCGGGCGTCGTCCCTGCCGGGAGAAACCTTCTGCAGCAGGCGAATTCGACTGTGTTTCTCTCACACTTGTCGCGCGGATGGTGGCTCATGAGGAGAGAAATCTCACAGTTGCAGCAGGCTGTAGTGAACTACCTCACCTGCGGACCCGACCACCGGCTCATGCTGCTGCCTAGACATGATCAGGGTCGGGGCCAGCGCCCCCGCCGCCCGCAGTAGGGCCGCCTCCACCGCCGCATCCGCCGCGCCCCACAGGTGCGCCGCCCCCCCACCCGCGCGGGAGTGCCACAGCAGCGCGCCCACCACCTCGCCGTCCCGGTACGCACTCAGCGGCACGAAGTCCCGGTCCCCCTCCAGCCGCGCCGCGAGCTGCCGCGCCAGCCCCTCGCCCCAGCCCGGCGTGCCGTGCGCGCGCGTCAGGGCTTCCGCCCACGGGCGCAGGTGCAGGCGCGACACCTGCTCGACCACCACGCCCTCCCCCGGCACGCCCTCCCCTGCCCACGGCGCGGGGTCGGCCTGACCCACGCGCACGCGGGCCACCTCCCGCCCCGGCAGACCCACCAGCGGCCCCACCGTCGCCACCAGCGGCGGCACGCCCTGCCCCTCGTGCCAGTCGAGGACCGCCGCGATGTCCACCCCGCGCAGGTCCGCCGGGAGGAACGTCGCGTTCAGCGCCAGCACGTTCACGCCCGGCGTGAGCAGCGTCACCGCGCCCCCCTGCTCGCGCTGCACGGCGGACAGCGGCGCGTGGAACTCCAGCAGGTCAGTCAGCGTGGGGGGCAGCATCCGCCCAGCGTACCGCCCGCCCCGCGCGGCATAGTGGCCGCACACATGCTCAGCGCCACCACCGACCGTTTCTTCGGGTACTACCCCGGCACCGTCGCCTTGATCACTGCCGCGCACGACGGGCAGCGCAACGTCATGGCCGCCGGGTGGCACACCGCCCTGAGCGCCGACCCGCCCCTGTACGGCGTGGCGGTCGGGCGTGAACGCGCCACGCACGCCCTGATCCGCGCGGGCGGCACCTTCGGCGTGAACTTCCTGCCCCTCGCCCACGCGGACGCCGTGCAGGGCGCGGGCCTGCACAGCCTGCACGGCGGCGTGGACAAACACGCCCTGCTGAACCTCGACACCCTGCCGGGACAGCCGCTCGCGCTGCGCGGCGCGTACCTGCACTACACCTGCCGCGTCAGCGCCGTCACCCCCACCGGCGACCACGACCTGTTCGTGGGCCACGTCGAACAGGTGCACTTCGACCCGGACGCCTACGACGACGCGGGCCTGCTCGTCGCGCCGCCCGCCATCTACCTCGGGCGCAGCACCTACACCACCACCAGCACCGAACGCGCGGAACATGGCCGCTGAACCCAGCCCGCTGGCCCTGTGGAACGCGCGGGGCGAGGTGTGGCGCACCCCGGCGGGCGACCTGCCGACCCTGAACGTCCCGGACGCGGCGGCCCTGCCGGACGTGCTGCGCGCGGACCTGCCGCCCGGCGCGTGGCTGCTGCACGACGGCGGACTGGGCTTCGGGCAGCGCGGGACGCTGCATGTCCGCCTGACCGACGGGACAGAGGTGACGTGGCCCGGCGGCTGGAGCACGCACCTCCCGGACGTCCCGCCGGGCGCGCGGCCCTGGCAGCGGCCCGACTGGCCGGAGGTCGCGACGGCCAGCGTGGACGCCCGACTGGGTGCGCTGGGCCTGACCCGAACAGGACCGGTGAACCCCGGTTTCAGTCACGACCTGATGGGCATCCACCGCGTGCCGCTGGAGGAAGGTCGCCGGGCGTGGCTGAAGGTCAGCGCGGACGGGCGCGAGGCGGCCCTGACCGCGCACCTCGCCGCGCGGCACCCGGAGCTGCTGCCGCCCGTCCTGCACGCCGACCCGCAGGAGGCGACGCTGCTGACCCTGGACGGCGGCACGCTGCTCGACGGGGTACCCGACCCGGCGGCGTGGACCGGCGCGCTGGAGCGGCTGGCCTCCTTCCAGCGCGCGGCGGACGCCCCGGCCCTGACCGACCTGGGCGCGCCCACCCTGACGGTGCCGGACATGGCGGCGCGGGTGGACGCCCTGCTGGCCGACCCTGCGCCCCTGCGCGCCTGGGGCCTGAATCCCGACGAGGTGGCGGCGATGCGTGACCTGCGCCCGGCCGTGGCCGCCGCGTTCCGTGACCTGCACGCGCACGGCCTGCCCAGCCTGCCCGCGCATGGGGACGCGCACCCCCGCAACGCCCTGCACGGCCCGGAGCGGGGCAGCGTGTGGTTCGACTGGAGCGAGGCGGCCCTGGCACACCCGTTCATGGACGCCGGGTGGTTCCTGGGGTTCACCCTGCACCCCGCCCGCGCGGCGCTCCCCGTGCGCTCGGGCACGCCGGACCTGCCCGAGCGACTGGCCGGAGCGTACCTGCGTGCCCTGGGGGCCGGAGACGCGGCGGGGCTGCTGTGGCGGTCGCTGCCGCTGGCGCACCTGCACCGCGCCGTCCTGTTCGACGCGGCCTACCGCGACTGGACGGGGACCGTGCCGGGCGTCCGCCCGAACTTCACGCCGTTCTCACTGCGGCAGGCGTTACGGGAGGCCGTCAGGCTGTAGAGCAGTTTTCCGAATTACGGCATCAGAAAAACAAACTTCTGATGCCTCCATTCTCTGCTCCGCAGCTGTTCCAGTCCATCCTGCTCAACAAAAATCACTCGCTCCACCCGGCCACGAAGAACACGTCTTCATGGCAATTGCTCTAACCCGTAGATCTCCAGGAAGCGCCGGGTGCGGGCGGCCAGGGTGGGCAGAGGGGCGACCTCGCCGCACACCCAGTCCGGCTGGTAACCCCGGCACACGCCGGGCCGGGTGGCGTAGATGGCGCAGAGGTGCCCGCAGCCCTCGTCGGGGCCGAGGTTCACGCAGGGCACACCGAGGGGTTTGTTCAGCGCGTGGATGTCCGGCGCGGCGCAGCAGGCCCCGCACGCCGTACAGTCGGTCGTGACGGGGCTGCGCGGCGCGTACCCGGGGGGCGGCGTGAAGCGGGCCTGCGCCTCGGGGGTCAGGCGGAGCGGCCCGCGGGTGGTCACGTCAGGTCGGCCAGGGCAGCGAGCAGCGCGTCGTTCTCGGCGGGCGTGCCGATGGCGACGCGCAGGCAGCCGGTCAGCCCCGGAAGGCTGTCCTGGCGGCGCACGACTATGCCCTCGCTAAGCAGGTGGGTGTACGCGGCGGCGGCGTCGGGGGTGCGCAGCAGGAAGAAGTTCGCCTGACTGGGCAGCGCCCGGCAGGTGGGGTGATCCGCGAGGGCCGCGAGGACGCGGTCGCGTTCGCGGACGCCCTCCTGCACGCGTTCCTGCACGTACTGGGGCTGTTCCAGGGCGACTTCCAGCGCGGCCTGCGCGAGGGTGCTGACGTTGAAGGCGGGCACGAGTTTCTGGAGCTGCCCGGCGAGTTCCGGCGTGGCCAGTGCGTACCCGAGGCGCAGTCCGGCGAGGCCCCAGGCCTTGCTGAAGGTGCGCAGGCTCAGGCGGTTGCCGCCCGCGAGTACGAGGTCCTTGTGGTCGGTGCGGCTGTACTGGTGGTACGCCTCGTCGAGCACGACGACCCAGTCCCCGGCGGCGTCCACGAGGTCGCGGATGGCGGCGTCCGCGTCCACGTGGCCGGTGGGGGCGTGCGGCTGGGTGATGTACAGCACGCCCGGCTGGTGGCGTTTCAGTTCGGCCTTCAGGGCGTCCACGGGCAGGCTGAAGTCGGCGTTCAGCGGCACCTGCACGAGGGTCGCGCCGAGCAGTTGCGCTTCCAGGGTGTACACGCTGAAGGTCGGGCTGACGGTCAGGACCGTCTGGGAGATCCCGGCGAGTTCGGTCAGCAGTTTGATCAGGACGTTGCTGCCGGGCGTGACGACCACGCCGCGCTCGTCCCAGCCCTCAAAGGCGGCGATGCGGCGGCGCAGTTCGTCGGCGTGCAGGTCCGGGTACCGGTTCCAGGGGCGCGCGGCCATGCGGCGCAGCGCCTCGGCCTTCAGGGCTTCGGGGAAGTCGTAGGGGTTCTCGTTCTGGTCGAGTTTGGTGGGCACGTCCAGCGGCGTGAACGGGTAGGCGGGCACGCCGCGCACGGCGGCGCGCACCCCGGCGGGCGCGGCCTGCGGGCTGGTCAGGGGCTCGGTGGTCATACCGTCCGTTCTACCACCCGCGCGTGAAGGGCCGTCCAGTGATGGGAAACCCGCCGGGGGGGCGGACCCTGTCCAGCACGCACCCGGATGGGCCTAACGGTCGTTTGGGTCGGGCGTGCTAGGCTGTGCGGATCAGGCCGAGCCGGCCCCTCCCCCACCATGACTGACACTGCCAAACCCCGCCGCGAGCAGATTCTGGACTCGGCCAGCCGCCTCTTTTCCGAGCGTGGGTACCACGCCACGAGCATGCGTGACCTGGCGGGCGAGCTGGGCATGCAGGGCGGCAGCCTGTACGCGCACATCGCGTCCAAGGAGGAACTGCTGATCGAAATCGTGAACCAGGCGTCGCGGCAGTTCGACGAGGCGCTGTTCACGCTGCGCGGCGAGCCGATGCGCGCCGACGAGAAGCTGCGCGAGGCGATGTTCCGGCACATCCGGGTGGTGGCGGACAACATGGACAGCGCGACCGTGTTCTTCCACGAGTGGAAGCACCTGTCCCCCGAGGCGTACGGCCGCGTGACGGGCTGGCGCGACACCATCGACGGCTTCTACCGCGAACTGGTCACGCAGGGCGTCCAGGAGGGCACCTTCCGCGCGGATTTGGACGTGAAGATGACGGCGTACCTGATCCTGTCGGCGGTGAACTGGGCGTACACGTGGTACCGCCCGGGCGGGTCCATGAGCCCGCGTGAGGTGGCCGATCAGTTCGCGGAGATGCTGCTCTCGGGGCTGCGCGCATGAGCCACCCGACGGTGACGGTCCCGATCCGCGAGGCGCTGCGGTACGCGCAGGGGCGCGCCGAGCGGCTGGCGCGCACGCAGCAGCTGGAGATCGGCGAGGACCTGTTCGTGCGGATCGCGCCGGGTGGGCGCAAGTTCCTGCTGTTCTGCCTGGACGGCGAGCCGGACCGCAGCGCCGCCGAGGCGGTCGCGGCGGCGCTGGCGCTGCGCAACCCCACGTACGGCTGGCATCAGGGCGCGACGCTGCGGTCCCTGACGGTCATCGAGGAGGGCGCGGCGGACGTGCCGGAAGCCCCGGC is a window of Deinococcus grandis DNA encoding:
- a CDS encoding flavin reductase family protein, producing the protein MLSATTDRFFGYYPGTVALITAAHDGQRNVMAAGWHTALSADPPLYGVAVGRERATHALIRAGGTFGVNFLPLAHADAVQGAGLHSLHGGVDKHALLNLDTLPGQPLALRGAYLHYTCRVSAVTPTGDHDLFVGHVEQVHFDPDAYDDAGLLVAPPAIYLGRSTYTTTSTERAEHGR
- a CDS encoding CAP domain-containing protein — translated: MPTALLRGSAAALLALTLAACGSTGTGTPGADAPATSQPGTTLAALAVATPVALTAGQTLQLNVTVNGQPAQPGQLKWTTSNAAVATVTQTGLVTAVSAGSATIRAALATNTASFIDFPVTVTAASAPAPAPAPSTPSAFAQQVLDLTNAARAVPRSCGATSHAAAAPLTWNAALGQAAQGHAADMAAQNYFSHTSKDGRTFSQRITNAGYTPYRTIGENIAAGQGTPQQVVDGWLKSEGHCRNIMNPNFKELGVGYAYTTTSTYRHYWVQDFGAR
- a CDS encoding pyridoxal phosphate-dependent aminotransferase gives rise to the protein MTTEPLTSPQAAPAGVRAAVRGVPAYPFTPLDVPTKLDQNENPYDFPEALKAEALRRMAARPWNRYPDLHADELRRRIAAFEGWDERGVVVTPGSNVLIKLLTELAGISQTVLTVSPTFSVYTLEAQLLGATLVQVPLNADFSLPVDALKAELKRHQPGVLYITQPHAPTGHVDADAAIRDLVDAAGDWVVVLDEAYHQYSRTDHKDLVLAGGNRLSLRTFSKAWGLAGLRLGYALATPELAGQLQKLVPAFNVSTLAQAALEVALEQPQYVQERVQEGVRERDRVLAALADHPTCRALPSQANFFLLRTPDAAAAYTHLLSEGIVVRRQDSLPGLTGCLRVAIGTPAENDALLAALADLT
- a CDS encoding YkgJ family cysteine cluster protein, whose protein sequence is MTTRGPLRLTPEAQARFTPPPGYAPRSPVTTDCTACGACCAAPDIHALNKPLGVPCVNLGPDEGCGHLCAIYATRPGVCRGYQPDWVCGEVAPLPTLAARTRRFLEIYGLEQLP
- a CDS encoding TetR/AcrR family transcriptional regulator; translation: MTDTAKPRREQILDSASRLFSERGYHATSMRDLAGELGMQGGSLYAHIASKEELLIEIVNQASRQFDEALFTLRGEPMRADEKLREAMFRHIRVVADNMDSATVFFHEWKHLSPEAYGRVTGWRDTIDGFYRELVTQGVQEGTFRADLDVKMTAYLILSAVNWAYTWYRPGGSMSPREVADQFAEMLLSGLRA
- the msrB gene encoding peptide-methionine (R)-S-oxide reductase MsrB, which gives rise to MTEKPFVKPSDAELRERLTPMQYSVTQHEGTERAFTGEYWDHTEDGIYVDVVSGEPLFSSLDKYDAGCGWPSFTRPIPSVALTENTDYKIGYARTEVRSAGADSHLGHVFPDGPREHGGLRYCINSAALRFVPVSELDAQGYGEFRALFG
- a CDS encoding phosphotransferase; this encodes MAAEPSPLALWNARGEVWRTPAGDLPTLNVPDAAALPDVLRADLPPGAWLLHDGGLGFGQRGTLHVRLTDGTEVTWPGGWSTHLPDVPPGARPWQRPDWPEVATASVDARLGALGLTRTGPVNPGFSHDLMGIHRVPLEEGRRAWLKVSADGREAALTAHLAARHPELLPPVLHADPQEATLLTLDGGTLLDGVPDPAAWTGALERLASFQRAADAPALTDLGAPTLTVPDMAARVDALLADPAPLRAWGLNPDEVAAMRDLRPAVAAAFRDLHAHGLPSLPAHGDAHPRNALHGPERGSVWFDWSEAALAHPFMDAGWFLGFTLHPARAALPVRSGTPDLPERLAGAYLRALGAGDAAGLLWRSLPLAHLHRAVLFDAAYRDWTGTVPGVRPNFTPFSLRQALREAVRL